ACGCCCTCGGTGTCGGCGAGCAGCTTCTCGACCTTCTTCGTCTGCTCGTCGGTCGCCGCGAGGCTGGTGCCGGGCTTCAACTCCTGCTTGAGGCTGAGGACTTCCTGGTCACCGGGGTCGAAGAAGTTGGTCTTCAGCAGCGGGGCCATGCCGAACGTGCCGATCAGGACGACGGCGGCGATGACCAGGCTGGTCAGCCGGCGGCGGGTGGCGAAGCGCAGGACGGGGACGTAGAAGCGCTGGAGACGGCTCTTCGCCTCCTTCTCCTCGGCCTTGCGGCGCGCCTCGTCGGCGTCCTCGGGGGTGCCCTTCGGGGCGCGCAGGAACCAGTACGACAGCACCGGGACCACGGTCAGCGAGACCACGAGGGAGGCCAGCAGGGCCGCCGTCACGGTCAGCGAGAAGCTGCCGAACAGCTCGCCGACCATGCCGCCGGTGAGGCCGATCGGGAGGAAGACCGCGACGGTCGTCAGGGTGGAGGAGGTGACCGCGCCGGCGACCTCGCGGACCGCCTTGAGGATGGCCTCCTCGCGCTCCTCGCCGTAGCCGAGGTGGCGCTTGATGTTCTCCAGCACCACGATCGAGTCGTCGACGACCCGGCCGATGGCGATGGTCAGCGCGCCGAGGGTGAGCATGTTGAGGGAGAGGTCACGGGTCCACAGCACGATCAGCGCCAGGACCACCGACAGCGGGATGGAGACCGCGGTGACGAGGGTGGAGCGGATCGACGCCAGGAAGACCAGGATGACCAGGACGGCGAAGACCAGGCCGAGGGCGCCCTCGGTGGTCAGGCCGTCGATGGACTTGGCGACCGCCGGGCCCTGGTCGCTGACCACGGTGACGGTGGCGCCGGAGCCCAGGTCGCGGCGCATGTCCGCCAGCTTGTCCTCGACGGCGTCGGAGATGGCGACCGCGCTGCCGTTGCGGTCCATGGTGACGTTGACCGCGAGGCTCGGCTCACCGTTGGTGCGGGTGAGGGAGTCGGCCCTCGCCTGCTCCTCCTCGACTGCGGCGACATCGGCGAGCCGTACGGGCTTCTTGGCGCCCTCGCCGCGCACCATCAGGTTCTCGATCTGCTCCAGCGAGGTGTAGCCGCCGCCGACCTGGACGGTGCGGTTGGCGCCGTCCTCGTCGAAGGAGCCCGCCGGGATCGTGACGCCGCCAGCCTGCAGCGCCTGCGAGAGGGCCATCGTGGTCAGGCCCGCCTTCGCGAGCTTCGCGTCGTCGGGGGTGACGGTGACCTGGACGTCCCGTACGCCGTCGACGGTGACCTGGCCGACGCCGTCGATGCCCTCCAGCGTGGGCACGACGGTCCGGTCGAGCTGGTCCGCGAGGGCCTGCTGGTCCCGGTCCGCGGAGACGGCGAGGACGACGGTCGGCATGTCGTCCGTCGAGCCCGCGATCACCTGCGGGTCCACGTCGTCCGGCAGCTGCGCCCGGACCCGGTTGACGGCCTGCTGGACGTCGGCGACGAGCTGGTCGGTGCCGGGGCCGTAGTCGAAGGACGCCATGATCAGGGCGTTGCCCTCGCTGGCGGTGGAGGTGACACCCGTGATGCCGTCGACGCCTTCGAGGCTGTCCTCGATGGGCTCGACGACCTGCTTCTCGACGACGTCCGGGGAGGCGCCCTGGTAGGGCGCGAGCACGGACACCATGGGCAGTTCGATGGTGGGCAGCAGCTGCTGTTTGAGCTGGGGTATCGCGATCGCCCCGAAGACGAGCGCGATGATCGACATCAGACCGACGAGGGCCCGCTGTGCGAGGCTGAACCGGGACAGCCAGGACATGGGTCAGGGTCTCTCTTCTGTGGCGTGAGCGGGTGACGAACGCCCATGCCACATGCGGCCGCCGCTGTCGGCGTGGATCCCCCATGTCGCCCGTGTGAAGCGGATGTGAGCGCTCACCTCATACCCTGGGCCATCAGGGGCCCCTGTTCCCTCGCTCCCCAGGGCCATTTCCTTATGCCGCGCATACTCCGAGTGGAGTAGTCCCCGACGGCTCTCAGTCCACCCTCGGTCGTACCAGGCCCGACTCGTACGCGAAGACCACCA
This genomic stretch from Streptomyces deccanensis harbors:
- a CDS encoding efflux RND transporter permease subunit, producing the protein MSWLSRFSLAQRALVGLMSIIALVFGAIAIPQLKQQLLPTIELPMVSVLAPYQGASPDVVEKQVVEPIEDSLEGVDGITGVTSTASEGNALIMASFDYGPGTDQLVADVQQAVNRVRAQLPDDVDPQVIAGSTDDMPTVVLAVSADRDQQALADQLDRTVVPTLEGIDGVGQVTVDGVRDVQVTVTPDDAKLAKAGLTTMALSQALQAGGVTIPAGSFDEDGANRTVQVGGGYTSLEQIENLMVRGEGAKKPVRLADVAAVEEEQARADSLTRTNGEPSLAVNVTMDRNGSAVAISDAVEDKLADMRRDLGSGATVTVVSDQGPAVAKSIDGLTTEGALGLVFAVLVILVFLASIRSTLVTAVSIPLSVVLALIVLWTRDLSLNMLTLGALTIAIGRVVDDSIVVLENIKRHLGYGEEREEAILKAVREVAGAVTSSTLTTVAVFLPIGLTGGMVGELFGSFSLTVTAALLASLVVSLTVVPVLSYWFLRAPKGTPEDADEARRKAEEKEAKSRLQRFYVPVLRFATRRRLTSLVIAAVVLIGTFGMAPLLKTNFFDPGDQEVLSLKQELKPGTSLAATDEQTKKVEKLLADTEGVKDYQVTVGSSGFMAAFGGGTDTNQASYSVMLDDSADAAGVQETIEKGLAGLSGIGTTTVAVGDAFGSQDLSVVVKAADADVLRKAAEQVRDAVSTMDNVTDVTSDLSQSVPRISVRATDKAAAAGFDEQTLGAAVTQAVRGTTSGRAILDDTERDVVIKSAKPAETIEELRKLPLGAVKLGDIADVELVDGPVSMTRIDGQRAATITAKPKGDNTGAVSADLTAKLDALKLPEGATASIGGVSEDQDEAFASLGLAMLAAIAIVFMLLVATFRSLVQPLILLVSIPFAATGAIGLLIITGTPMGVPAMIGMLMLIGIVVTNAIVLIDLINQYRRQGYGTVEAVIEGGRHRLRPILMTALATIFALLPMALGITGEGGFIAQPLAVVVIGGLITSTLLTLLLVPTLYTMIEIRKERRAKKKALKRAGTPSGPTKPGSGSEAEEPEPAGV